The following DNA comes from Flavobacterium sp. N3904.
GAAATAACCACCTCAGAAAACCCAAACGAAAACGTAGATTTTCAGCCCAGAATTAATTTAGAACCACTTTTGGCAAGCATAAATGCTATAAAAAACGAATTGGCTACTGTCATCGTTGGTCAAAATAAAATGATCGATCAATTACTTGTTGCTATTTTGTCAAACGGTCACGTTTTGCTCGAAGGTGTTCCGGGCGTTGCCAAAACCATTACGGCAAAATTATTGTCCAAAACATTAAATATTGGTTTTAGCCGAATCCAATTTACTCCCGATTTAATGCCGTCTGACATTTTGGGAACTTCGGTTTTTGACTTGAAAAAATCGGAATTCGAATTCAAAAAAGGACCTATTTTTTCGAATCTAATCCTGATTGACGAGATCAATCGTGCTCCGGCAAAAACGCAAGCCGCACTTTTTGAAGTAATGGAAGAACGCCAAATCACAATTGATGGTACAACTTTTATTTTGGACACGCCATTTTTGGTCATTGCCACCCAAAACCCCATCGAACAAGAAGGAACGTATCGTTTGCCAGAAGCTCAATTGGATCGTTTTTTATTCAAAATCTCGATTGATTATCCAAAAATGGAGGAAGAAATTGCCATTATCCAAAGAGAGCATTTATTGCAAAATCATGGAAAACTCGACAATATAAAAACGATACTTTCTGCAGCAGAAATCAAGCAGTATCAAACATTAGTCAAACAAATTATAGTTGAACAAAACTTGCTGGAATACATCGCAAAAATAGTTGTAAACACTCGTGAAAATGCCTTTTTGTATCTTGGAGCTTCGCCTCGTGCATCGATTGCAATTTTGAATGCAGCCAAAGGTTTTGCAGCCATTCGAGGACGCGATTTCGTAACTCCGGAAGATATTAAAGAAGCTGCTATTCCTGTGTTGCAGCATCGTGTTATCGTAACTCCAGAACGTGAAATGGAAGGAATCACCAGCATCGAAATTATCAAACAAATATTGGAAAGCGTGGAGATTCCGAGATAATTTTTAGGGTTTAAAACTCAAAAAACTTATGAAACTACTAAAAAGTTTATACATCAATAATTTCTTTTTCTATACGCTTTTGGGCGTTGTGGGATTGTTTGTTTTTGCCTTTATATTTCCCCCATTATACAACGCAACTTGGTATGTTTTACTAATGGTAGCGACCTTTCTGGTTTTGGATATCTTGATTTTATTTTTTACCAAAAGCGGAATCGAAGGAACTCGAATTATGTCTGAAAAACTTTCCAATGGCGATGATAATGAAATAAAAGTCATCATCAAAAACTATTATACATTCCCGATTTCAGTGCAACTAATTGACGAAATTCCATTCCAGTTTCAAGTTCGAAATTTTGAAATCAGACAAAAAATCAAAGCCTCTTCGCAAAACGAAATCAATTATTTTTTGCACCCGACCGAACGTGGAGAATACCATTTCGGAAATTTGAATGTGTATGTTTCCTCGCCATTGTCGTTAATTTCGAGACGATTTAAATTTGATGCCGACAGAATGGTGCCCACTTATCCGTCTTATATTCAATTGCGAAAATACAGTTTGATGGCTTTTTCCAATAACTTATTTCAATACGGAATCAAGAAAATTCGAAGAATTGGACACACCATGGAATTTGAACAAATCAAGGAATACAATCAGGGCGATGATATCAGAACCCTGAACTGGAAAGCTACAGCAAAGAAAAATGCCTTGATGGTCAATCAATTTCAGGACGAAAAATCGCAATCGGTTTATATGATTATCGACAAAGGCCGTGTGATGAAAATGCCTTTTAACGGAATGAGTTTACTGGATTATGCTATTAATGCAACGCTTGTTTTATCGAATGTGATCTTAAAAAAACAGGACAAGGCCGGAATGCTGGCTTTTTCAAAAAAAGTAGAAAATCGAGTTTTTGCCGAGAAACGTGCCTCGCAAATGCAAAAAATTCTAGAAACTTTATACAATATAAAAACTGATTTTTTCGAAAGCGATTTCAGCCGATTGTATACCGATATCAAGAAAAACATCAATCAAAGAAGTTTGATAATCCTGTATACCAATTTTGAGACTATGGACGGTTTACATCGTCAACTACCCTATTTGAAAGGTATTGCAAAAAACCATTTATTAGTTGTTGTTTTCTTCCAAAATACTGAACTCAACGAACTCATTAACAAAAAAGCCGAAAACATTCAGGAAATTTACGACAAGGTTATCGCAGAGAAATTTTCTTTCGAAAAAAGAGTGATCGTCAATGAACTCAAAAAACATGGAATTTATTCTGTACTTACCCAACCCGAAAATCTAACTTTGGATACCATCAATAAATATTTAGAAATCAAGGCAAGAGGGATTCTTTAAAATTTTAAATTACAGATTGTAGCTTTTAGATTTGAAGTTTGGGATTTAAAAATTGGGATTTAAAAAAAGATAGTAACTTTGAGCTTTTGAAATTTCTCGACTTATAAAAATGAAACAAATCACTTCCATCCAAAATCCCTTTGTAAAATCCTTGGTGTTATTGCAAGAAAAAGCAAAAGCCCGCAAACAATCAGGAACGTTCTTGATCGAAGGGAAACGCGAAATTTCACTAGCTTTAAAAGGTGGATACGAAATAGAAACGATTTTGTTTTTACCCGAAGTTTGTTCAGAAACCGAGGCTAGAAAACTGTCGAATAATGGTGAATTAATAGAAATCAACAAAGAAGTCTATCAAAAACTGGCGTATCGAGATACAACCGAAGGAATTTTGGCTGTTGCCAAGGCCAAATCGATGCAATTATCAGATTTGCAATTATCCGAAAACCCGTTGATTCTTATTGCCGAAGCACCCGAAAAACCTGGAAACATAGGCGCTTTGTTGCGCACCGCCGATGCGGCCAATTTGGATGCGGTGATTATTGCGAACCCAAAAAGTGATTTATACAACCCAAATGTGGTTCGCTCAAGCGTTGGCTGTTTGTTTACCAATCAAATTGCGACAGGAACAACTAATGAAATTATTGTGTTTTTGAAAGAACGAAACATCAATTTTTATTGCGCTACGCTACAAAATTCAACTTCGTACCATACGCAAGATTATACCACTCCAACTGCTTTGGTTGTGGGCACAGAAGCCACGGGACTCACTCAGGAATGGCGCGAAGCAGCCACACAAAATATTATTATCCCGATGCAAGGCGAAATAGACAGTATGAACGTATCGGTTGCTGCAGCAATTTTGATATTCGAAGCCAAAAGACAGAGAGGTTTTTAAATTTTAGAAATTAGATTGCAGATTTTAGATTTCAGAAATTAGAATATAGATTGAAATAATTTACTTTGAAAAACATGAAAAAATACAGCATTTCCCTTTTACTACTTTTAGCGTTTAGCATTCCTTCTTTTGCCCAAATTTCAGAACAGGAAGTGGACAATGTGGTCAATCGAGCTTTAACCGCTTTTAATGTTCCTGGAATTGCTGTAGCGATTGTGAAAGACGGCAAAGTGGTTCTTGCCAAAGGATATGGAGTAAAATCGATACAGACCAATGAAAAAGTTGATGCCAATACACTTTTTGGAATTGCATCCAATAGCAAAGCTTTTACAAGCGCTGCTTTGGCAATTTTGGTAGATGAAGGAAAACTAAAATGGGACGACAAAGTTATTACTTACTTGCCCAATTTTAAGATGTACAATGAGTATGTGACTAATGAATTTACCATTCGTGATTTACTGACACACAGAAGCGGATTGGGTCTTGGTGCAGGAGATTTGATGATTTGGCCGGGCGGAAGTAATTTTACACCGCAAGATATCATCCAAAATATTCAGTATTTAAAACCGGTTTCGGCTTTTAGAACACAATATGATTACGACAATTTATTATATATAGTTGCCGGTGAAGTAATCAATAAAGTAAGTGGTGTAAGTTGGTGCGAATTTATCGAAGGACGAATCATGAAACCATTAGATATGAAAAACAGTGCCGCTTCGTTTGTACGATTAAAAGACACCTCCAATGTAATAGCTCCCCATGTTCCAATTGATGGAAAGTTGAAAGTAATCTCCAGATACAAAAACCAAATACTTGATCCCGCCGGAGGAATATACTCCAGTGTTAATGACATGAGTAAATGGATGATTATGCAATTAAACAATGGAAAATACAGTTCTGAAAACAAACAATTATTCTCCGAAAAAGAACATACTGAAATGTGGACTCCACAAACTATAATACCTGTAACTACAAAACCTCCTTACAATACTCATTTCAGTTCATATGGATTGGGTTGGTTTTTGAGCGATGTAAAAGGATACAAACAAGTCACGCACACTGGAGGATTGGAAGGAATTGTGACCCAAGTAACCCTAATTCCAGAACTGAATTTAGGGATTGTGGTTTTGACCAATCAACAATCTGGATCTGCTTTTAACTCGATTACAAATACTATTAAAGACGGCTATTTAGGAATTAAATCTGAAGATTATGTCACTATTTACAGCAATCGAATTAAAGCGCATAAAGAATCAACAGATAAAGTTACTGACGAAGTTTGGGCAGCTGTAGCCAAAAATAAAAAAGACAACATCAAAATCGACTTTAATAACTACATTGGTATATACAAAGACAATTGGTTGGGAGAAATTGTGATTAGCGAAAAGAAAGGAAAATTATTTTTTGCTTCCAGACGTTCCCAACAACTTTCGGGAGAATTATTCCTTTACAAAGACAAAAATTTAGTGGTAAAATGGAACAATCCTTATTTTCAAGCCGATGCGCATTTATTTTTTGAATTTGATGCAACCGGAAAAGCAACTACAATCAAAATGAAACCTATCTCTGAAATAACGGATTTCAGTTATGATTTTCAGGATTTGGATTTTAAGAGAGTCCTTTAAATAGCAATTTACAGAATTAAGAATCCTAAAATCCCCTTCCCTCTCTTGCATATTCGCTAAAAATTTCTTATTTTTAAGAATTGAACCATGCCGTTATGATAGAAATCGATATAGAAAAAGAAAACAAAGCAATTGCTCAAGAATACAAAGAGTTATTACGTATCAGTTATCAAACTTTAACTACAGAAGATAAAAAAGTGATACGCAAGGCTTTTGATGTGGCTGTTGATGCCCATAAAGACCAACGCCGTAAGTCGGGAGAAGCTTATATCTTTCACCCTATTGCTGTTGCAAAAATTGTAGCTTCCGATATTGGTTTGGGAGCAACATCTATTGCTGCAGCCTTAATGCATGATGTTGTTGAGGATACTCCAATCACCGTCAAAGACATTGAAAAAATGTTTGGCCCCAAAATCGCTCAGTTGGTCGAAGGATTAACTAAAATATCATTGGTACAAAAAGACCTTAATGTATCAATGCAGGCAGAGAATTTCCGCAGAATGCTTTTGACCCTCAATGATGATGTTCGAGTAATCCTTATAAAAATAGCCGACAGATTGCATAATATGCTGACTATGGACTCAATGGAAGACCACAAACAAGTTAAGTTAGCGTCTGAAACATTATACATTTATGCTCCATTGGCACATCGATTGGGGCTTTATAAAATAAAAAATAAGCTAGAAGATTTAGGTTTAAAATACACAGAACCGGAAAGATACAACAACATAGTCAGCAGAATAAGAGAAACCAAAGAAGAACAAGATTTGTATATAAAAGACATTTCTGATATTCTCAAAACTGCTTTGGACGAAGAAAATATAGATTACATTATCAAAGGCCGACCAAAATCCATTTATTCTATCAACAGAAAAATGCTGGCGCAAAATGTCACTTTTGACGAAGTCTACGACAAATTTGCCTTGCGTATCGTCTATAAATCCAATCCACACGATGAAAAATTTCTGGCTTGGAAAATTTACTCCATCGTAACCGATCATTACAGACCCAGCCCAAGTCGCTTGCGAGACTGGATTTCATCACCAAAATCGACTGGTTATGAGGCTCTCCACATCACCGTAATGGGACCAAAAGGTCGTTGGGTAGAAGTACAAGTCCGTAGCGAACGTATGGATGAAATTGCCGAAAAAGGATATGCAGCACATTACAAATACAAAAATGGAGCCACTGAAGAAAACGGCCTCGACGTTTGGTTAAATCTTTTGAAAGAAGCCCTTGAAAACTCCGAAACTAGTGCAGTCGATTTTGTCGAAGATTTCAAAATGAACTTATATTCCAAAGAGATTTACATTTTTACTCCAAAAGGAGAAATCAAATCCCTCCCCAAAGGCGCCACATCATTGGATTTTGCTTTTAGCATTCACTCCGAAATAGGAATAAAAACAAGAGGAACCAGAGTTAACGGAAAATTGGTTCCTTTAAATTACGAATTAAAAAGTGGCGATCAAGTTGAGATTATCACCTCTCCCAATCAAAAACCGACCATTAACTGGCTGGATTACGTGACCACTTCAAGAGCCAAAAACAAAATTAGAAACGTCCTCAACGAGAACACTAAGAAAATAGCCGAAGACGGAAAAGAACTCCTTACCCGTAAACTAAAACACCTAAAAGTAAACTTAAATGAGCAAAGCATCAATGAGTTGGTCAACTTTTTTAAACTAAAAACAAGTCTGGATTTGTTTTACAGAGTGGGTGTTGGTTCTATTGACAACCAACAATTAAAAGATTATGCTGCCCAAAAAAGCAACACTTTAATTAACTTTTTCAAGAACAAAATCAAGCGTTCACACAGTACTGCCGACGAAGACATTCACAAACAAGTGATTAGCAGCAATTATGATATGCTCGTTTTTGGCAAAACACATGACAAACTCGATTACAAATTGTCTAGTTGTTGCAACCCAATCCCCGGAGACGAAGTTTTTGGCTTTGTAACCATCAATGACGGTATAAAAATCCATAAAAAAGACTGTCCAAATGCCATTGCATTACAATCCAATTATGCCTATCGCATTATGCAAGCCAAATGGATTGATTCGACACAACAAGATTTTAAAGCCATCATCAACATCATGGGAATGGATACTTTGGGACTTACAAACGAATTGACAAAAGTGATTTCAAACAACATGAATGTCAATATCCAAAGCATTTCGCTCAACGGTGATGCCGGTATTTTCAAAGGGCAAGTGTCCGTAATTGTACCAAACATCACCATTCTAAAAAAATTGATGGACAACATCAAAAAAATTGATGGAATCGACAAAGTGACCCGTGTTTATAAAAACTAGCAAAAAACAAATAAAACTTTACAATACAATATTGTTAAAATCACAATTAGACACAAATAGTTTCAAGATCATTTGGGCGTGACCCCGTTGTGCAAAGGGGCTTATCTATTGCACCGCTCACAAAGCCACTTTGCTTAACGGGGTCGGGCTATTTGGGCTACTTCGGTAGCTTCCGTCTATCCCTCACGCATTAAACAAGAACATCATTTTTTACAAAAGCATCTTCTACTATCCATCATCAATCCCTAAAAAATAAAAGGTTGTATTCACAATTAAAACTCTAAATTTTTATACTTTTAAAATAAAAATTTATCTTTGCAAGATATGACACTCATTTCCACCGATAATAACAAAAATCAAGAGATTGTAAAAAATGTTTTTACAATGTATCTCGAAAACAAAGGACATCGCAAAACCCCAGAACGTTATGCTATCCTTCAAGAAATATACGAAAGTGAAGAACATTTTGATATAGAAAACCTATACCTCAAAATGAAAAACAAAAACTACCGTGTCAGTAGAGCCACCCTTTACAATACCATCGAATTATTACTGGACTGCGCTTTGGTTCGCAAACATCAGTTCGGACAAAATCAAGCACATTACGAGAAGTCCTATTTCGACAAACAACACGATCATATCATCATGACCGATACCGGTGAAGTAATTGAATTTTGTGACCCACGTATTCAAAGTATCAAAAAAACAATCGAAGAAATTTTTGATATCGAAATCACCAACCATTCCCTATACTTATACGGGAACAAGAAAAAAACAAACGCAGAAAATACAATAGAAAATTAACTACAAATAAAACATAGAATGACTGTAGATTTATTATTAGGATTACAATGGGGAGATGAAGGAAAAGGTAAAATTGTTGACGTTCTTACATCAAATTATGATATAATTGCTCGTTTTCAAGGAGGTCCAAATGCAGGACACACTTTAGAATTTGACGGAATAAAACACGTTCTTAGAACTATTCCTTCTGGAATTTTTCACAAAACTGCCATAAACATCATTGGAAACGGAGTGGTAATTGACCCAGTTGTTTTTCAAAAAGAATTGGAAGGCTTAGAGAAATTTAATTTAGACATCAAAAGCAAATTAATTATCTCTAGAAAAGCACATTTAATCTTACCAACGCACCGCTTACTGGATGCCGCTTCTGAAGCATCAAAAGGAAAAGCAAAAATTGGCTCTACTCTAAAAGGAATTGGACCAACTTACATGGACAAAACCGGAAGAAACGGAATTCGTGTTGGTGATATCGAATTGGAAGATTTCAAAGAACGCTACAGAGCATTGGCTGACAAACACGAAGAAATGATAAAATTCTACGATGTTAACATTCAATACAATTTGGCTGAAATGGAAAAAGAATTCTTCGAATCTATCGAAGTATTAAAAACATTAGATTTTATCGACAGTGAAGAATATTTAAACCAAGCACAAAGAGCGGGGAAATCAATCCTATGCGAAGGTGCTCAAGGTTCATTATTAGACGTTGACTTTGGAACGTATCCATTTGTAACTTCATCGAATACTACTGCAGCTGGTGCTTGTACTGGTTTAGGAATTGCTCCAAACAGAATCAAAGAAGTGTATGGAATTTTCAAAGCTTACGTAACTCGCGTAGGTAGCGGTCCTTTCCCAACTGAACTTTTTGACGAAGATGGTGCTACAATGGCCAGCGTTGGAAACGAATTTGGTTCAGTAACCGGAAGACAAAGACGTTGCGGATGGTTGGATTTAGTAGCCTTAAAATACGCTGTTCAAATCAACGGAGTAACACAATTAATGATGATGAAAGGCGACGTTCTTTCTGGTTTTGAAACTTTGAAAGTTTGTACAGACTACAACTACAAAGGAAAAACTATTTCGCATTTCCCTTACAATATCGAACCAGAAAATGTAACTCCAGTTTTCAAAGAATTCAAAGGATGGCATCAAGATTTAACTGGAATGACTACTTATGATCAATTACCAATTGAATTAAAAGAATATATCGAGTTTATCGAAAAGGAAGTAGAAGTTCCTATAAAAATTGTTTCTGTTGGACCAGACAGAAAACAAACAATTCTTAAATAATAAAATTAACGTCCCAATAAATCGGGACGTTTTTTTTAGCACTTAAAATCAAAATCCATGAACAACCCAAAATATAAGATTCAGAAAACAGAACTACTCTCAGACAACTGGTATATTCTGAATAGAGTTACAGTAGACTATCAGAAAAAAGACAATTCTTGGGACACACAAGTTCGTGAAGTATACGACCGAGGCAATGGAGCTGCTATTTTATTGTATAACAAATCGAAAGGAACCGTTATTTTAACCCGACAGTTTCGATTGCCGAGCTATTTAAACGGAAACAAAAGTGGATTATTAATCGAAGTATGTGCTGGATTATTGGATGAAGATAATCCAGAAGCCTGCATCATTCGCGAAACCGAAGAAGAAACAGGATATCGCTTACCTTCGGTTAAAAAAGTTTTTGAAGCCTACATGTCTCCTGGAGCAGTAACCGAAATACTTTATTACTTTATAGGAGAATACGATTCCAGTATGAAAATCAGCGCTGGAGGCGGTTTAGAAACTGAGCACGAAGAAATTGAAGTTCTAGAAATCCCTTTTGACCAAGCATATATCATGATAGAATCTGGCCAAATAAAAGATGCCAAAACCATTATGTTATTGCAATATGCCAAAATCAATAATTTGGTATGATGTAAACCATCAAACATATTTCACAACAAAAAACCAAAAAAACAAGGTTATAAATGAAATTGGAATTCCAAAACCAATCATCATACTACACAACCTTGGTTTCAAACCATAAGTAGAAGCCAATATACAGCCCGTAATCATTGGCGCCATAGCCGATTCCAATATAGCCACTTCGATATCTTTAGAATGTTGGTGCAGTATTGTCACATACAAAAAATAGATAATCGCAGGAGTTAAAATTAGTTTAAAAAACAAACCTAAGCCCAAAAAATCCCAATGCAGACTCCTTTTTTCAAAACGCAATTGCAATCCCACCGAAAGTAATGCCAAAGGCGTGACCATACTTCCTACCGATTTAAATAATAGCTGTCCCCAATCCAGAAAATCGAACTGAAAAACATTCATTAAACAAGCGATACAAAATGTAACAAATGGAGGAAAAAAAGCAATCTTTTTGGCAATCTGAAAACTATTTAAATTCCCTTTAGAATAGATAGTAGCAACCAAAACACCCAAAGTGGAAAGTACCACGAAAGATCCAGGCTGATCCACTAAAATAGCGGTTTTCAATCCCTCTTCTCCATACAAAGCCTCAATTATCGGAAAACCCAAAAAAGAAGTATTACCAAGACCGGCACAAATAATCAAACAACCCGTTAATTTTCTGGACCAACCCAATTTTTTTCCTAAAAAACTAAAAAAGAAATAAGAAATAACAAACCCAATCCATCCCACTCCAATGGGAAATAGCAATTGATTGTCCCATTTAATTTTCGGAATATGATATAAAGCCAAAGCAGGAAGGCAAATATAAATAACAATCCAGTTAAGAATTTTATGCACATTTTTTGGTACCTGCTTTATAGTTTGTAAAATAAGACCTAGAAATAAGAAAACAAAAATGAGAATAATGTTGTTCATCATGTAAAAATATAAATACAAAAATACCACTAAAAAACGGCACGCAAAACCAATCAATTTAATTAATCACAATAAATAATAATGAATATTTAATCAAAGAATGGTTTCAATTCGAAATTAAGTTTTATATTTGCAATATATTTTATTACAGTATGATTTCAGGTAAGTTTGCTATCACAATCCATATTCTAACATTGCTTTCTAAATTTCCAGATGAATATTTATCATCAGATTTTATAGCGGGAAGTATGAATTTACATCCTGTTTTGGTGCGAAAGGAAATAGCAAATCTTAAGAAAAATAATATTGTAGAAAGTAAAGAAGGTAAAAATGGCGGGACACGACTATTGAAATCATCATCAAAAATAACTTTGGATGCTATTTTCAAAATGACTTTTGATACCGTAACATTAGGTTATTCGAAGAATGAGCCAAACCCAGATTGCCCAGTTGGCAAACAAATCAATAAAAACTTAGATAATTTATACAAAGACATTAATCAAACCATCAGCTTGCAGTTGAGCGACATTACATTGGAAGATTTTTCAAATAAGTTCTAATCTATTTTTTTAAACTAAACTGTAACTTTTTTTATTACTTTTAAATATAATTATTATGAAAATCGCACTTATCGGAGCCACTGGATTTGTAGGTTCAAACATTTTAAACGAATTAGCAAACAGAAATCACGAAATTACAGCCATTGTAAGAAATCCAAAAACAGGATCAAATGCAAATTGGATTGCAGCGGATATCTTTGACACAGATGTATTAGCCGAAATTTTAAAAGGGAATGACATTGTAATAAGCGCCTACAATCCGGGTTGGACAAATCCAAACATCTATGAAGATTTCATCAAAGGTTCAAAATCAATCCAGCAAGCAGTCAAAAAATCTGGAGTAAAACGATTCATCACTATTGGTGGCGCGGGAAGTTTGTTTGTTGCTCCCAATTTACAAGCTGTTGACACTCCCGATTTTCCAAAAGAGTATCATGCTGGAGCAACAGCTGCCAGAGATTATTTGAACATCCTTAAAGAAGAAATAGAACTGGATTGGGCTTTTTTCAGTCCAGCATTTGAAATGCATCAAGGAATTACAACAGGAAGGACAGGTAACTACAGATTAGGCTTAGAAAATCCCGTTTTTGACGAAAATCAACGAAGTATGTTGTCTGGCGAAGATTTAGCAATAGTCATCACTGACGAAGCAGAAAATCCAAAACACCACCAAATTCGATTTACTGCAGCATATTAAGAAGAACAATTGGTTCAACAATAAAACAGTTTCAAAGGTTCGTCTTTTGAAACTGTTTTTGTTTTGACTACTTTTACTTTCAAAAATAATTATTTTGTCTGTCAAAAAAACTAATCCAAGCGCTTTAAATGAAAAAGCTGGTGTTTCGCAACCCGAAACAATCAGTTCAAGCGCTATGCAACACATCAAAGAATCCAGAAAAAAACAACCCTCTGCACAAGAATTAATTGACGGTATTTTGGCCGGAAACATACCATATTTAAGCCGTTCCATCACTTTAATCGAAAGCACAAATAGCAATCATTTGGCAAAAGCAAATGAAGTTATCAATGGCTGTCTACCTTATGCTAATAAATCAATCCGAATAGGAATTACTGGTGTTCCAGGTGTTGGAAAAAGCACTTTTATAGAAGCTTTTGGAAAACACTTAACAAGTTTAGGCAAAAAAGTAGCTGTACTTGCTGTTGACCCAAGCAGTACAATCTCACACGGGAGCATCCTTGGTGACAAAACCCGAATGGAAGAATTGGTTAAAGACAAAAATGCATTCATAAGACCCTCGGCATCAGGAGAAACATTGGGTGGTGTGGCTCGCAAAACTCGAGAAACCATAACACTTTGCGAAGCTTCTGGCTTTGATGTTATTCTAATCGAAACTGTGGGTGTTGGACAAAGCGAAACTGCGGTTCACAGTATGGTAGATTTCTTTTTATTGCTAAAAATTTCAGGCGCAGGAGATGAACTTCAAGGGATTAAACGCGGTATTATGGAAATGGCCGATGCTATCGTAATCAATAAAGCTGATGGTGACAACATTAAAAAAGCGCAGTTAGCAAAAGTAGAATTCAACAGGGCGCTTCATTTATTTTCTGCCAAAAAATCAGGTTGGATTCCC
Coding sequences within:
- a CDS encoding RrF2 family transcriptional regulator; translated protein: MISGKFAITIHILTLLSKFPDEYLSSDFIAGSMNLHPVLVRKEIANLKKNNIVESKEGKNGGTRLLKSSSKITLDAIFKMTFDTVTLGYSKNEPNPDCPVGKQINKNLDNLYKDINQTISLQLSDITLEDFSNKF
- a CDS encoding NAD(P)-dependent oxidoreductase; the protein is MKIALIGATGFVGSNILNELANRNHEITAIVRNPKTGSNANWIAADIFDTDVLAEILKGNDIVISAYNPGWTNPNIYEDFIKGSKSIQQAVKKSGVKRFITIGGAGSLFVAPNLQAVDTPDFPKEYHAGATAARDYLNILKEEIELDWAFFSPAFEMHQGITTGRTGNYRLGLENPVFDENQRSMLSGEDLAIVITDEAENPKHHQIRFTAAY
- a CDS encoding adenylosuccinate synthase — translated: MTVDLLLGLQWGDEGKGKIVDVLTSNYDIIARFQGGPNAGHTLEFDGIKHVLRTIPSGIFHKTAINIIGNGVVIDPVVFQKELEGLEKFNLDIKSKLIISRKAHLILPTHRLLDAASEASKGKAKIGSTLKGIGPTYMDKTGRNGIRVGDIELEDFKERYRALADKHEEMIKFYDVNIQYNLAEMEKEFFESIEVLKTLDFIDSEEYLNQAQRAGKSILCEGAQGSLLDVDFGTYPFVTSSNTTAAGACTGLGIAPNRIKEVYGIFKAYVTRVGSGPFPTELFDEDGATMASVGNEFGSVTGRQRRCGWLDLVALKYAVQINGVTQLMMMKGDVLSGFETLKVCTDYNYKGKTISHFPYNIEPENVTPVFKEFKGWHQDLTGMTTYDQLPIELKEYIEFIEKEVEVPIKIVSVGPDRKQTILK
- the nudK gene encoding GDP-mannose pyrophosphatase NudK, giving the protein MNNPKYKIQKTELLSDNWYILNRVTVDYQKKDNSWDTQVREVYDRGNGAAILLYNKSKGTVILTRQFRLPSYLNGNKSGLLIEVCAGLLDEDNPEACIIRETEEETGYRLPSVKKVFEAYMSPGAVTEILYYFIGEYDSSMKISAGGGLETEHEEIEVLEIPFDQAYIMIESGQIKDAKTIMLLQYAKINNLV
- a CDS encoding AEC family transporter yields the protein MMNNIILIFVFLFLGLILQTIKQVPKNVHKILNWIVIYICLPALALYHIPKIKWDNQLLFPIGVGWIGFVISYFFFSFLGKKLGWSRKLTGCLIICAGLGNTSFLGFPIIEALYGEEGLKTAILVDQPGSFVVLSTLGVLVATIYSKGNLNSFQIAKKIAFFPPFVTFCIACLMNVFQFDFLDWGQLLFKSVGSMVTPLALLSVGLQLRFEKRSLHWDFLGLGLFFKLILTPAIIYFLYVTILHQHSKDIEVAILESAMAPMITGCILASTYGLKPRLCSMMIGFGIPISFITLFFWFFVVKYV
- the meaB gene encoding methylmalonyl Co-A mutase-associated GTPase MeaB, which codes for MSVKKTNPSALNEKAGVSQPETISSSAMQHIKESRKKQPSAQELIDGILAGNIPYLSRSITLIESTNSNHLAKANEVINGCLPYANKSIRIGITGVPGVGKSTFIEAFGKHLTSLGKKVAVLAVDPSSTISHGSILGDKTRMEELVKDKNAFIRPSASGETLGGVARKTRETITLCEASGFDVILIETVGVGQSETAVHSMVDFFLLLKISGAGDELQGIKRGIMEMADAIVINKADGDNIKKAQLAKVEFNRALHLFSAKKSGWIPTTSTCSAITHEGIDTVWQTILNYLELVNSNHYFLEKRKEQNQFWMIETINDQLKSHFYNQPDINLLLDSTKKAVQNNEISPFAAAQILLKKYFKT